A single genomic interval of Melanotaenia boesemani isolate fMelBoe1 chromosome 4, fMelBoe1.pri, whole genome shotgun sequence harbors:
- the pou4f2 gene encoding POU domain, class 4, transcription factor 2, translating into MMMMSLNSKQPFAMAHTSLPEPKYSSLHSSSSSTLTSNAPSSSCSSSRHSSTIISSSGSSSSEAMRRACLPTPPSNIFGGLDESLLARAEALAAVDIVSQTKNHHHPPHHSPFKPDATYHTMNTLPCTSSSSSSSSVPISHPSALAGHHHHHHHHHHHQPHQALEGDLLDHITPGLALGAMAGPDGSVVSTPAHPAHMAGMNHMHQAAINMAHAHGLPPHMGMNDVDADPRDLEAFAERFKQRRIKLGVTQADVGSALASLKIPGVGSLSQSTICRFESLTLSHNNMIALKPILQAWLEEAEKSHREKLNKPELFNGAEKKRKRTSIAAPEKRSLEAYFAIQPRPSSEKIAAIAEKLDLKKNVVRVWFCNQRQKQKRMKYSACV; encoded by the exons atgatgatgatgtctCTGAACAGCAAGCAGCCTTTCGCTATGGCCCATACCAGCTTGCCCGAACCCAAGTACTCCTCGCTGCATTCTTCCTCGTCCTCCACTTTGACTTCCAATGCACCTTCATCGTCCTGCTCATCCTCCCGACACAGCAGcaccatcatcagcagcagcggcagcagcagcTCGGAGGCGATGCGCAGAGCCTGTCTCCCAACCCCACCG AGCAATATATTCGGAGGCTTGGATGAGAGTTTGCTGGCCCGGGCTGAAGCTCTAGCGGCGGTGGATATAGTCTCGCAGACCAAGAACCACCACCACCCTCCACATCACAGTCCCTTCAAACCGGACGCAACCTACCACACCATGAACACTCTCCCCTGCACgtcgtcttcctcctcctcatcttcggTGCCTATTTCTCATCCGTCCGCTCTGGCTggccaccaccatcaccaccaccaccaccaccatcaccagcCTCACCAGGCACTGGAGGGGGACCTGCTGGACCACATCACCCCGGGACTGGCACTGGGGGCCATGGCAGGGCCGGATGGCTCGGTGGTTTCCACGCCTGCGCACCCTGCCCACATGGCGGGCATGAACCACATGCACCAGGCAGCCATCAACATGGCTCATGCCCACGGCCTACCGCCGCACATGGGCATGAACGATGTGGACGCCGATCCCAGGGACTTAGAAGCCTTTGCAGAGAGGTTTAAACAGAGACGGATCAAACTCGGGGTTACCCAGGCGGATGTAGGGTCAGCTCTAGCCAGTCTGAAGATTCCTGGGGTGGGCTCCCTCAGCCAAAGCACCATCTGCCGATTCGAGTCCCTCACGCTCTCTCACAACAACATGATTGCTTTGAAGCCCATCCTGCAAGCATGGCTAGAAGAAGCTGAAAAATCACACAGGGAGAAACTTAATAAACCCGAATTGTTTAACGGCGCGGAGAAAAAGAGGAAGCGCACGTCGATAGCCGCACCAGAGAAGAGATCATTGGAGGCCTATTTTGCAATTCAGCCGCGACCCTCATCGGAGAAAATCGCAGCAATCGCAGAAAAGCTGGACCTGAAAAAGAACGTGGTGCGGGTCTGGTTTTGCAACCAGCGACAGAAACAGAAACGGATGAAGTACTCTGCATGCGTCTAA